Proteins co-encoded in one Trichoplusia ni isolate ovarian cell line Hi5 chromosome 19, tn1, whole genome shotgun sequence genomic window:
- the LOC113503378 gene encoding uncharacterized protein LOC113503378, translating into MSSISNYHVVPWYNSDEWHYTYRNLLSRDLARKEEALKMLYVWKARCPALPSGIESTLGLLQVHIEDMKSNNTDSGHQSTNDEMLRLAYSTAIMRFVNHMLDCETEKGTSLYRAAKMLGVPDWIVDLRHETAHSSSLPPTILLKEACSLALNWLWENYWDKHKPFIKDFISGQKDYVNGDGTITHLINSCISLGICSLPNLKIRLLSQIPDAGMRESLTKDLTELFADIGNFTEWNGVPIVKVIDFINEHSKQLLRVKNVSTVINEALLGEDSLFLSRELLYFFSATDFKYKDKLNGSYVKCFEILLDFLHTNDLLLDFLLALIKVTQSPLSGYFKARLAALWCSEILAALQNCHLFVTKSKRMRAELNTSKVNLKAQFITWFPDRNQTGLTLHLLKAPPPELQDVGFIQPIIAEYNQYLTYFIKDLLDLLEPGLTPDVANRICALTNLISMPDKYPISTTANIYTADDIRVSCDDVVVVENVANMEDEKRDAKKFKNKVWKLASREYQWNSIPIGQVPTKAIANQPD; encoded by the exons ATGAGTTCAATATCAAATTATCATGTTGTTCCTTGGTATAACAGTGACGAGTGGCATTATACGTATAGAAATCTTCTCAGTCGCGACCTGGCTAGAAAAGAAGAAGCATTGAAAATGTTATATGTATGGAAAGCAAGATGCCCGGCTCTGCCTTCCGGCATAGAATCTACTCTTGGCTTGCTACAAGTACACATAGAAGATATGAAAAGTAACAATACGGATAGTGGACATCAAAGTACCAATGATGAAATGCTGCGTTTGGCATATTCAACTGCTATCATGCGTTTCGTTAATCATATGTTAGACTGTGAAACAGAGAAGGGAACAAGTCTTTACAGGGCAGCGAAAATGTTAGGAGTACCTGACTGGATTGTAGACCTAAGACATGAAACAGCTCACAGCAGTTCCCTCCCTCCCACTATACTACTTAAGGAGGCATGTTCCCTAGCCTTGAATTGGTTATGGGAAAACTACTGGGATAAGCACAAACCATTCATAAAAGATTTCATTAGCGGTCAGAAAGACTATGTAAATGGAGATGGTACAATAACTCATCTCATCAACTCTTGTATTTCATTGGGTATTTGTTCTCTGCCGAACCTAAAGATTAGACTATTGTCACAAATACCAGATGCTGGAATGAGAGAATCGCTAACAAAAGATTTAACTGAACTATTTGCAGACATTGGAAACTTTACTGAATGGAATGGTGTACCTATTGTAAAagtaattgattttataaatgaacATAGCAAACAATTGTTAAGAGTAAAAAATGTGTCGACAGTTATTAATGAAGCTTTGCTTGGAGAGGACTCACTATTTCTCTCACGAGAACTCCTATATTTCTTTAGTGCCACTGATTTTAAATACAAGGATAAACTAAATGGCAGCTATGTGAAATGCTTTGAGATACTGCTTGATTTCCTGCACACAAATGATCTCCTATTGGACTTCTTATTGGCACTTATAAAAGTGACACAATCACCGCTCAGTGGTTACTTTAAGGCTCGTCTGGCTGCATTGTGGTGCTCTGAAATATTAGCAGCACTGCAAAACTGCCATCTGTTTGTTACTAAATCCAAAAG aatgaGAGCAGAGTTAAATACTTCTAAGGTTAATTTAAAAGCCCAGTTTATTACATGGTTCCCAGACAGAAATCAAACTGGATTAACACTGCACCTTCTAAAAGCTCCACCTCCTGAATTGCAGGATGTTGGTTTTATACAACCTATCATTGCAGAATATAATCAATATCTGACTTACTTCATTAAAGATCTTCTGGATTTACTTGAACCAGGTTTAACCCCCGATGTTGCAAATAGAATCTGTGCACTTACAAACCTGATCTCAATGCCTGATAAGTATCCAATATCAACAACCGCAAACATTTACACAGCAGATGATATTCGAGTTTCATGTGATGACGTGGTGGTTGTCGAAAATGTTGCAAATATGGAGGATGAGAAAAGAGATgcgaaaaaatttaaaaacaaagtttggAAGTTGGCCTCCCGGGAATATCAGTGGAATTCAATTCCCATTGGTCAAGTACCTACTAAAGCAATTGCAAACCAGCCtgactaa